In one window of Paenarthrobacter nicotinovorans DNA:
- a CDS encoding S9 family peptidase — translation MSHISSASPVTRETVPEPPVAKRVPTRREHHGDVFVDQYEWLRDKESPEVVEHLKAENAYQEAVTAHQEPLREAMFQEIKGRTQETDLSVPSRKDGWWYYSRSVEGKEYSIQCRVLARNTGDPVADWTPPAVEAGVELPGEEVLLDGNIEAEGQPFFSVGGAAVTVDGNLYAYAVDNSGDERFTLRIKDLRTGELLPDVIEDIFYGVAFSPDGTRLFYTVVDESWRPYQVKAHVLGTPVTEDEVLYQEDDVAMWLGFDLASDRRHLVLSIGCSEFSETRLLRFDDYESGLSTVIPREEHILYEAEPFLLDGRETLLLTHNKDAINSMVSLVDPAELTKPIAAQNWRTVVAHSDDVRVNGAGVTSTHLVLSIRKDTIERVQVLPLAGLGTPAQGAPVEPAFDEELYTAGVSGSDYEAPVIRMGYTSYFTPSRVYDFVLPTPGLPDGQLLLRKQSPVLGGYSSSDYVATREWATADDGTRVPLSVLRHASVQPDGTAAGLVYGYGSYEVSMDPGFGVARLSLLDRGIVMVIAHIRGGGELGRHWYEDGKKLNKKNTFTDFIAATDWLASSGLVDPSRIAAMGGSAGGLLMGAVANMAPEKYAAVVAQVPFVDALTTILDPELPLSALEWEEWGNPITDPQAYAYMKSYTPYENVGATAYPKIAAVTSFNDTRVLYVEPAKWVQALRATSTGTEPIVMKIEMDGGHGGASGRYVQWRERAWDYAFVADSLGATKLLPGAGLK, via the coding sequence ATGAGCCACATTTCTTCTGCATCCCCGGTAACCCGCGAAACTGTTCCGGAGCCGCCCGTTGCCAAGCGGGTTCCCACCCGGCGGGAACATCACGGCGATGTTTTCGTGGACCAGTACGAGTGGCTCCGGGACAAGGAATCACCGGAAGTCGTGGAGCACCTGAAAGCGGAGAACGCCTACCAGGAGGCCGTGACTGCGCACCAGGAGCCATTGCGCGAAGCGATGTTCCAGGAGATCAAGGGCCGCACCCAGGAAACGGATCTTTCGGTCCCCAGCCGCAAGGATGGCTGGTGGTACTACAGCCGCTCGGTGGAGGGCAAGGAGTACAGCATCCAGTGCCGCGTCCTGGCCCGGAACACGGGCGATCCCGTGGCGGACTGGACTCCCCCGGCCGTGGAGGCCGGCGTGGAACTGCCCGGCGAGGAAGTGCTCCTTGACGGCAACATCGAAGCCGAGGGCCAGCCGTTCTTCAGCGTCGGCGGCGCTGCCGTGACCGTGGATGGCAACCTCTACGCCTACGCAGTGGACAACTCCGGGGACGAACGATTCACTCTGCGGATCAAGGACCTGCGCACAGGCGAACTCCTTCCGGATGTCATTGAGGACATTTTCTACGGGGTTGCCTTCTCCCCGGACGGCACCAGGCTCTTCTACACAGTGGTGGACGAGTCGTGGCGGCCCTACCAGGTCAAGGCCCACGTCCTGGGCACGCCCGTCACCGAGGATGAGGTTCTCTACCAGGAGGACGACGTCGCCATGTGGCTGGGCTTCGACCTCGCCTCCGACCGTCGCCACCTCGTGCTCAGCATCGGCTGCTCGGAGTTCAGCGAAACCCGCCTGCTTCGTTTCGACGACTACGAATCCGGCCTCAGCACCGTCATTCCACGTGAAGAGCACATTCTCTACGAGGCCGAGCCCTTCCTCCTGGACGGCCGGGAAACCCTGCTCCTGACCCACAACAAGGACGCCATCAACTCGATGGTCAGCCTGGTGGACCCGGCGGAGCTCACCAAGCCCATCGCCGCGCAGAACTGGCGTACCGTCGTCGCGCATTCGGACGACGTCAGGGTCAACGGCGCAGGCGTGACCTCCACCCATCTGGTTCTTTCCATCCGCAAAGACACCATCGAAAGGGTGCAGGTGCTGCCGTTGGCAGGGCTGGGCACCCCGGCTCAGGGCGCACCCGTGGAGCCGGCCTTCGACGAAGAGCTCTACACGGCAGGCGTTTCGGGCTCGGATTATGAAGCCCCCGTGATCCGGATGGGCTACACCTCCTACTTCACACCGTCACGGGTGTACGACTTCGTCCTCCCCACTCCCGGGCTGCCCGATGGCCAGCTTCTGCTCCGCAAGCAAAGCCCCGTCCTGGGCGGCTACTCCTCTTCCGACTACGTGGCGACGCGCGAATGGGCAACGGCCGACGACGGCACCCGGGTCCCGTTGTCGGTACTGCGTCACGCTTCGGTACAGCCTGACGGCACTGCGGCGGGTCTCGTCTACGGATATGGCTCGTACGAGGTCAGCATGGACCCCGGATTCGGCGTGGCGCGGTTGTCACTCCTGGACCGCGGCATCGTCATGGTCATCGCCCATATCCGGGGCGGCGGCGAACTGGGACGCCACTGGTACGAGGACGGGAAGAAGCTCAACAAGAAGAACACCTTCACGGACTTCATTGCCGCAACGGACTGGCTGGCATCCTCGGGCTTGGTCGACCCCTCGCGTATTGCCGCAATGGGCGGCTCCGCAGGCGGACTGCTGATGGGCGCCGTCGCCAACATGGCCCCCGAAAAGTACGCTGCGGTGGTGGCGCAGGTCCCGTTCGTGGACGCCCTGACCACCATCCTGGACCCCGAGCTGCCTTTGTCCGCCCTCGAATGGGAGGAATGGGGAAACCCGATTACCGATCCCCAGGCGTATGCGTACATGAAGTCCTACACTCCCTACGAGAATGTGGGAGCCACGGCCTATCCAAAGATCGCCGCTGTGACGTCCTTCAATGACACCCGTGTGCTTTACGTTGAACCGGCCAAGTGGGTCCAGGCTCTACGCGCCACCTCCACTGGGACGGAGCCGATCGTCATGAAGATCGAGATGGACGGCGGCCACGGTGGCGCGTCTGGCCGCTACGTGCAGTGGCGCGAGCGTGCCTGGGACTACGCCTTCGTGGCCGACTCCCTGGGCGCCACGAAACTGCTTCCGGGAGCCGGCCTCAAGTAG
- a CDS encoding PIG-L deacetylase family protein — protein MQLLNRIERSMAGDAPWLVLSPHLDDAVLSCGALMEAQARGRQIVVATLFSDADPGPHTRAAGSFLRQCVVGDAGGLYRARQSEDREVLTDMGVQSLHLGAVDALFRRRRRPARWGSSAWDRLLPEFTHRYPTYRFDIAQGRVSRGDKGLIRSLGATVATLLAETQAELLFCPAGVGKHVDHLITRQLGTDHRDRLVMYSDFPYDLQAGHDSRFMNQLGYEPWSWDDGLAGKQRRIRQYASQVEALFPDGGIPRKPESYFVPGADAGW, from the coding sequence GTGCAACTCCTTAACAGGATCGAACGGTCCATGGCCGGGGATGCGCCCTGGCTGGTCCTTTCCCCTCACCTCGACGATGCCGTGTTGTCCTGCGGAGCGCTGATGGAAGCCCAGGCCCGTGGCCGCCAAATAGTGGTGGCCACGCTGTTCTCCGACGCAGATCCCGGCCCGCACACCAGGGCTGCGGGGTCGTTCCTGCGCCAATGCGTGGTGGGGGACGCCGGTGGCCTTTACAGGGCCCGGCAAAGTGAGGACCGGGAGGTCCTGACGGACATGGGCGTTCAGTCCCTTCACCTCGGGGCCGTGGATGCCCTCTTCCGGCGTCGACGGCGGCCGGCGCGGTGGGGGAGCAGCGCATGGGACCGGCTCCTTCCGGAGTTCACCCACCGTTACCCCACCTACCGCTTCGACATCGCCCAGGGCAGGGTTTCGCGTGGGGACAAGGGGCTCATCCGCTCGCTCGGAGCCACCGTCGCCACGCTGCTGGCGGAGACTCAGGCGGAGCTGCTCTTCTGCCCGGCTGGCGTGGGGAAACACGTGGACCATCTGATTACCCGCCAACTGGGGACGGACCATCGGGACAGGCTGGTGATGTACTCGGATTTCCCCTACGACCTCCAGGCCGGACACGATTCACGGTTCATGAACCAGCTGGGATACGAGCCCTGGTCCTGGGACGACGGGCTTGCCGGGAAACAGCGTCGGATCAGGCAGTACGCCTCCCAGGTAGAGGCGCTCTTTCCCGACGGCGGGATTCCACGGAAACCGGAAAGCTACTTTGTTCCCGGGGCCGATGCCGGATGGTGA
- a CDS encoding right-handed parallel beta-helix repeat-containing protein, whose amino-acid sequence MGTADIELGLPMRRTGAQPRRRWTALAVAATVASLAMAGAPVATATATATATAGRAFSLSAAPTATTADAACTKSGATGSTATRAYTVTTTVNDAGDDTSAIQNRINAAGAAGGGVVKLVAGTYIINGKLRMANNVKLEGAGPATILKAGPDFLSTKGPYGGYPIVTTNYATNTTITNLTADHSGNTLPASNSLDGRLSEYVVDIRGGSNNLVDGVHVKNPFTYSIAAAGTTKFCVTNSSTVVVTSGKYDQLDGIHVLDSSFGDVISNAIDQRVGTDGDDGLVAHTIDGTTHDINYIGNTVRGGHRGSSMQLAVGNHSIYNLKVADNEFYGAPYGIRTGYYDNRTGAVTGVILSGNYIHDLEFGHVLPEGSYDAIHIGDFGAQGPITNVVATDNRACAAGDIHLAPGTSNIKRNNTIQTGTC is encoded by the coding sequence GTGGGAACTGCTGACATTGAATTGGGACTGCCGATGCGCCGTACCGGGGCGCAACCACGACGGCGGTGGACCGCTTTGGCGGTAGCGGCCACAGTTGCCTCACTCGCCATGGCCGGGGCGCCTGTTGCTACGGCGACGGCGACGGCGACAGCAACAGCCGGTCGGGCATTTTCGCTGTCAGCAGCTCCCACGGCCACAACTGCGGATGCGGCATGCACCAAGAGCGGTGCGACAGGCAGCACCGCCACCAGAGCCTACACAGTCACTACTACCGTCAACGATGCCGGGGACGACACAAGCGCCATCCAAAACCGCATCAACGCCGCAGGAGCAGCCGGGGGCGGCGTCGTCAAACTTGTAGCAGGCACCTACATCATCAACGGCAAGCTCAGAATGGCGAACAATGTGAAACTGGAGGGCGCAGGCCCGGCCACGATCCTCAAAGCAGGCCCGGATTTCCTGTCGACAAAAGGACCGTACGGTGGTTACCCCATTGTCACCACCAACTACGCCACGAATACCACGATCACGAACCTCACGGCGGACCATTCAGGCAACACCCTCCCAGCCAGTAACAGTTTGGACGGGCGCTTGAGCGAGTACGTCGTGGACATCCGGGGCGGCTCCAACAACCTCGTGGATGGGGTGCATGTAAAGAACCCGTTCACATACTCCATCGCCGCCGCCGGGACCACGAAGTTCTGTGTTACGAACAGCAGCACCGTTGTGGTCACGAGCGGCAAATATGACCAGCTTGACGGCATTCACGTCCTGGACTCATCCTTCGGCGATGTCATCAGCAATGCCATCGACCAGCGCGTTGGAACCGACGGTGACGACGGCCTTGTAGCCCACACCATCGATGGAACCACTCACGACATCAACTACATCGGGAACACGGTCCGGGGCGGACACCGGGGCAGCAGCATGCAACTAGCGGTCGGCAACCACTCGATCTATAACCTGAAAGTCGCCGATAACGAGTTCTATGGGGCGCCGTACGGTATCCGTACCGGCTATTATGACAACCGCACCGGGGCAGTCACTGGGGTGATCCTGAGCGGCAACTACATCCACGATTTGGAATTCGGTCACGTGCTCCCCGAAGGCAGCTACGACGCCATCCACATAGGCGACTTCGGCGCTCAAGGCCCGATCACCAACGTGGTCGCCACCGACAACAGGGCGTGTGCAGCAGGGGATATCCACTTGGCACCCGGCACCAGCAACATCAAACGAAACAACACCATACAAACAGGAACATGCTGA
- a CDS encoding glycosyltransferase family 4 protein: MRVLHLGFEDPRMPGAGGGSVRTHEINQRLAARGFDVTVLTTRYPGWEERVQDGVHYVPIGLGEGRNRLSRLLAYVLCLPFETLRRHGKTDLVVEDFFAPFSTMAAPLWTRRPTIGVVQWLHAREKARQYKLPLHWLERLGVRSHRRLISVSQGIAERLTQLNPRLHVDVIGNGVDPAAWKPIPHRGKDVMFIGRLEYGHKGLDLLLEAWAQCCDRVDGDLLVAGTGPDEARFREGIRETGLCGRVRMLGWLSGDEKFQALSDARLVVVPSRHETFGLVAIDALAVGTPVIAFDIPCLREIVPTGVGWLVEALNVAKLADEIALRYTEPALDGVAAEGRRFAAAYDWDVLAERQAAAYKDAVATLKPTASGEGA, translated from the coding sequence ATGAGAGTACTGCATCTGGGCTTCGAAGATCCACGCATGCCAGGAGCCGGCGGAGGATCCGTGAGGACCCACGAGATAAACCAACGGCTGGCGGCGAGGGGTTTCGACGTAACGGTCCTCACCACCCGGTATCCAGGATGGGAAGAGCGTGTCCAGGACGGGGTCCACTACGTCCCCATTGGCCTCGGGGAAGGCCGCAACCGGCTGTCCAGGCTCCTGGCGTATGTTCTGTGTTTGCCGTTTGAAACCCTCAGGAGGCACGGGAAGACAGACCTGGTGGTGGAGGACTTTTTTGCCCCCTTCTCAACGATGGCCGCACCGCTCTGGACCCGGCGCCCCACCATCGGGGTTGTCCAGTGGCTCCATGCCAGGGAGAAGGCGCGGCAGTACAAACTCCCCTTGCACTGGCTCGAGCGGCTGGGGGTGCGCTCGCACCGGAGGCTCATCTCTGTTTCGCAGGGAATCGCGGAGCGGTTGACGCAGCTGAATCCGCGCCTCCACGTGGACGTGATCGGAAATGGCGTGGACCCGGCCGCGTGGAAACCCATTCCACATCGGGGGAAGGACGTCATGTTCATTGGCCGCCTGGAGTACGGCCACAAAGGCCTGGACCTCCTCCTGGAAGCCTGGGCGCAATGCTGTGACCGGGTGGATGGCGACCTGCTGGTGGCCGGCACGGGTCCGGATGAAGCCAGGTTCCGCGAAGGCATCCGGGAGACGGGACTGTGTGGACGCGTGCGGATGCTCGGATGGTTGTCAGGTGACGAAAAGTTCCAGGCGCTGAGCGATGCGCGGCTCGTGGTGGTGCCGTCCCGGCACGAAACCTTCGGATTGGTTGCCATCGACGCCTTGGCGGTGGGGACCCCCGTGATTGCCTTCGACATCCCCTGCCTCCGTGAGATCGTCCCGACGGGTGTCGGCTGGCTGGTCGAAGCGCTGAACGTCGCCAAGCTGGCTGATGAGATCGCCCTCCGATACACGGAGCCGGCGCTTGACGGGGTGGCAGCAGAGGGACGCCGGTTCGCCGCTGCGTATGACTGGGACGTGTTGGCCGAGCGCCAGGCTGCAGCGTACAAGGACGCGGTGGCAACCCTGAAACCGACCGCATCCGGGGAAGGGGCTTGA
- a CDS encoding glycosyltransferase: MRRSVVDLEVIIPAYNEAARIPHTLHQTIDFLAGQAWSSRIVVVDNGSVDETAAVVRRISREQRGIVPVSVVGCARRGKGAAVRRGLLSGTSKFTGFFDADLATPLETLSKTMAHLSRGAAAVIASRHSPGSTFVRPQHLGRRMGGTAFRVLTRSKVKGIQDTQCGFKFFERDALTAAMVQCRSTGFAFDVELLLRLQNNGARIIELPVAWTDGAESTFRPFHDGVASFASVIQLQKATS, translated from the coding sequence ATGCGCCGGTCCGTCGTGGACCTTGAGGTCATCATTCCTGCCTACAACGAGGCCGCCAGGATTCCCCACACCCTGCACCAAACCATCGACTTCCTGGCCGGCCAGGCATGGTCGTCGCGCATCGTGGTGGTGGACAACGGCAGTGTGGATGAGACAGCCGCCGTGGTGCGCCGGATCTCCCGTGAACAGCGCGGCATCGTGCCGGTGTCCGTGGTGGGCTGCGCCCGCCGGGGCAAGGGGGCGGCAGTCCGCCGTGGCCTGCTGAGCGGAACATCGAAATTCACCGGCTTCTTCGATGCCGATCTCGCCACTCCGCTGGAAACACTCAGCAAGACCATGGCCCATCTCTCGCGCGGCGCAGCCGCCGTCATTGCCTCGCGCCATTCGCCCGGTTCCACCTTTGTGCGGCCCCAGCATTTGGGACGCCGGATGGGAGGCACAGCCTTCCGGGTATTGACGCGCTCCAAGGTCAAGGGGATCCAGGACACCCAGTGCGGTTTCAAGTTCTTCGAACGCGACGCGCTCACCGCGGCCATGGTGCAGTGCCGGAGCACGGGCTTCGCCTTCGATGTCGAACTCCTCCTGCGGCTACAGAACAACGGCGCGAGGATCATCGAACTCCCCGTGGCCTGGACGGATGGTGCTGAGTCCACTTTCCGTCCCTTCCACGATGGCGTTGCCAGCTTCGCATCAGTGATCCAACTTCAGAAAGCAACATCATGA
- a CDS encoding glycosyltransferase family 39 protein, producing MDADTAPFPSREADTGGRANRTPDQGTNVSQNSGLLAVSAGVVGVVSYACTLLMAALLPTTDYSLFAAAAMLVGIVGIVAAALVPLPLSHTVAVHAEGSEGRRDGLSFSVFVSCLAGLVAAIVTGCLTLVIGTPSMALAVGLASFTIFVVAVPAGWLQGELRFTWYAVGTVAEVVVRLLVSLVVAVLAWGAGGAVTGFAVGALAGLVVPPAFYRDLRWRPRVLREKWRWAETSDIASVLCVVSVLVGMDVVVVGFLDQGSVAAAGFQALSTLAKGPVYVAAGTALVAFPLLRSPGADVGRILAGAFSSFGQLAVVAFAIIATAPPLLAGLVIPRKYHGSIDLLPWLAASGLGYAVLMVLSTILLAVRAYRRCQLGLACACLLLVGGLWVGWELNRVPGMAAGAAAGAVSAALVMAVLARPVLANANPGKGAGRFAILAVALIVVLGVAAHLQPLLWLLPAMISGVAVLAHQRGLLPHRNDFKFFRRRTQGARRRSSGRRSNHTGSRRAGRLPAWIRRGASNKSLAVGWVVVAAFGVRALGLERGFELWVDEMLYVRLGESVSNGMFPTLPDGPFFLHPPGYFLLEAGVIKVLGIFGDIIDVTLQLRWLNGVLGAVTVGLGFLLVGHLATKTAAWLTAVLLAFEPFILRNNSHAFLETSAMVPALAGMLLLVGAREPGSRARWFLRLMAAGLLFGYSILCKDFFFICTLAPVLAAVVWKKTLPWREALVLTVFGVLPYASYLLVVAAGGHFSDWVWAKTHGLVRMSGVEKTTGFTSEGSPSLVSRLIEQSGHFGTSYLLLGLCPLVGLVLCFSHHAGRRLVGLGGLALGAAGVYSAGFGTFEEQYGYGVMVAGALCSVIVVVELKERYHRARRTLGVVSVCFVALTVVLGLRTELTVDNGFVRSNDWVQANLPADARISVTNSTGHFAYLDDPRFGIWPSAPLMKQNGASYILTQSKPTSQGYGYANPTMLAWLKEHARPLVSTPGPTNGETTIWFVEPADLEQAAMTNIGEPSKSYGTEK from the coding sequence GTGGACGCGGACACCGCACCTTTCCCTTCCCGGGAGGCGGACACAGGCGGCCGCGCCAACCGAACGCCGGACCAAGGCACGAATGTATCGCAGAACAGTGGCCTTCTTGCGGTCTCGGCCGGTGTAGTCGGGGTGGTCAGCTACGCCTGCACGTTGCTGATGGCGGCCCTGCTTCCAACCACTGATTACAGCCTGTTCGCAGCGGCCGCGATGCTGGTAGGCATTGTGGGCATCGTCGCCGCTGCGTTGGTTCCCCTTCCTCTTTCCCACACCGTGGCTGTTCACGCGGAGGGCTCGGAGGGGCGGCGGGATGGTTTGTCGTTCTCGGTCTTTGTGTCGTGTCTGGCAGGGCTGGTGGCAGCCATCGTGACAGGCTGCCTCACTCTCGTCATTGGTACTCCCTCCATGGCTCTTGCTGTCGGCTTGGCCTCCTTCACGATTTTTGTGGTGGCGGTGCCTGCCGGATGGCTCCAGGGCGAATTGCGCTTTACGTGGTACGCCGTGGGAACCGTGGCCGAGGTTGTGGTCAGGCTGCTTGTCAGCCTGGTGGTGGCCGTGCTGGCTTGGGGTGCCGGGGGCGCGGTGACGGGCTTCGCGGTGGGGGCCTTGGCGGGTTTGGTGGTACCGCCGGCTTTCTACCGTGACCTGCGCTGGCGTCCCAGGGTGCTGCGTGAGAAATGGCGTTGGGCGGAAACCAGCGACATCGCCTCAGTTCTCTGCGTCGTGTCTGTGCTGGTGGGCATGGACGTGGTGGTGGTTGGTTTCCTGGACCAGGGATCGGTGGCAGCGGCTGGGTTCCAGGCCCTCTCCACCTTGGCCAAGGGGCCCGTCTATGTGGCGGCCGGAACCGCGCTGGTGGCATTCCCCTTGTTGCGGAGCCCTGGCGCTGATGTTGGCCGGATTCTTGCCGGAGCCTTTTCCTCGTTCGGGCAGTTGGCCGTGGTGGCCTTTGCCATCATTGCCACGGCACCGCCTCTGCTGGCCGGCCTGGTGATTCCCCGGAAGTACCACGGTTCCATTGACCTCCTCCCGTGGCTGGCCGCATCAGGTCTCGGTTATGCCGTCCTGATGGTGCTTTCCACGATCCTTCTGGCTGTGCGCGCCTATCGCCGATGCCAACTGGGCCTCGCATGTGCATGCCTCTTGCTGGTTGGCGGGCTTTGGGTTGGATGGGAGTTGAACAGGGTACCGGGCATGGCGGCAGGTGCCGCGGCCGGGGCAGTGTCGGCGGCCTTGGTCATGGCTGTTCTGGCCCGCCCTGTGCTGGCCAACGCCAACCCCGGAAAGGGAGCAGGCCGTTTTGCCATCCTGGCGGTCGCCCTGATCGTGGTCCTCGGCGTGGCCGCCCACCTGCAGCCACTGCTTTGGCTTCTGCCCGCCATGATCAGCGGGGTCGCTGTGTTGGCACACCAGCGCGGTTTGCTGCCCCACAGGAACGACTTCAAGTTTTTCCGCCGCCGCACTCAGGGTGCCCGTAGAAGGAGTTCCGGCCGTCGGTCCAACCACACGGGATCCCGGCGCGCGGGGCGCCTGCCGGCCTGGATCAGAAGAGGAGCGTCCAATAAATCACTGGCAGTCGGCTGGGTTGTTGTCGCAGCGTTCGGTGTCCGGGCGCTGGGGCTGGAGCGCGGCTTCGAGTTGTGGGTGGATGAAATGTTGTATGTGCGGCTGGGGGAGTCGGTCAGCAACGGCATGTTTCCCACGCTGCCGGACGGGCCGTTCTTCCTGCATCCGCCCGGATATTTCCTGCTTGAAGCGGGAGTCATCAAGGTGTTAGGCATTTTCGGGGACATCATCGATGTGACGCTGCAGCTACGGTGGCTCAACGGCGTTCTGGGGGCTGTCACCGTGGGGCTCGGATTCTTGTTGGTCGGCCATCTGGCCACGAAGACCGCTGCCTGGCTTACCGCCGTGCTCCTGGCCTTTGAACCGTTCATCCTGCGCAACAACAGCCACGCCTTCCTTGAGACATCTGCCATGGTTCCCGCGCTGGCCGGGATGTTGTTGCTTGTGGGCGCCCGCGAGCCTGGGAGCAGGGCGCGATGGTTCCTCAGATTGATGGCTGCCGGATTGTTGTTCGGGTACTCCATCCTGTGCAAGGACTTCTTCTTCATTTGCACGCTGGCTCCCGTGCTGGCCGCCGTTGTGTGGAAGAAGACCCTTCCGTGGCGGGAAGCGCTGGTGCTGACAGTCTTCGGCGTACTGCCTTATGCAAGCTACTTGCTGGTGGTTGCCGCCGGCGGTCATTTTTCCGATTGGGTGTGGGCAAAGACCCACGGGCTGGTGCGCATGTCCGGTGTGGAGAAGACCACCGGCTTCACTTCTGAGGGATCACCGAGCTTGGTGTCGCGCCTTATTGAGCAAAGCGGGCATTTCGGCACGAGCTATCTTCTGCTGGGCCTGTGCCCGCTGGTGGGACTCGTCCTGTGCTTCAGCCATCATGCCGGGAGGCGACTGGTCGGGCTGGGCGGCTTGGCCCTGGGAGCCGCCGGCGTCTACAGCGCGGGGTTTGGCACCTTTGAGGAACAGTACGGGTACGGCGTCATGGTGGCCGGCGCGTTGTGTTCGGTCATTGTGGTGGTGGAGCTCAAAGAGAGATACCACCGCGCACGCAGAACCCTTGGCGTCGTCAGCGTCTGTTTCGTGGCGTTGACCGTGGTGCTGGGTCTTCGGACTGAATTGACGGTGGACAACGGCTTCGTCCGGTCCAACGACTGGGTGCAGGCGAACCTGCCAGCGGACGCACGGATCAGCGTCACCAACAGCACAGGCCACTTCGCCTATCTGGATGACCCGCGGTTTGGTATCTGGCCTTCGGCGCCCCTGATGAAGCAGAACGGGGCCAGCTACATCCTGACCCAATCCAAACCCACCAGCCAAGGCTACGGCTATGCCAATCCCACCATGCTCGCCTGGTTGAAGGAGCATGCAAGGCCCTTGGTCTCGACGCCGGGCCCGACCAACGGCGAAACGACCATCTGGTTTGTCGAACCGGCTGATCTCGAACAGGCGGCGATGACCAACATCGGTGAGCCCTCCAAAAGCTACGGAACGGAAAAATAG
- a CDS encoding glycosyltransferase family 4 protein has translation MTFALPDMNSPARLAGKRVLVLNWRDIRHSLAGGAEQYMHQISKRWVDSGVKVTWFTARDAGQLPEDAIDGIRILRAGGPLSIYGKTAARLLRSAGQFDAVVDCQNGIPFFSPLFLPKDVPIIQLVHHVHQEQFRSRFSPPLAAVGRFLESAGAKRVYGRRSMVAVSPSTRLELRKLGFGSPIHVVPNGTIDIPKAVATRATEPTVAVVSRLVPHKRLDLLLGQFAVAARSVPNLRMDIVGDGPERARLQQIAMDLGLDHAVTFHGYQPDGVRDELLGRAWLTASTSASEGWGCSVVEAAAWGVPCLALRVPGIRDSVVDGRTGWLVDNPADIGRTMVQVMATLSQPGSFTDIADECREWARCFTWERSTRLLTGVLLEEEKLRRDGGDPRACHSDLSTLVRFELPHGASLKSILRPTDEVALSSDGRVAILMKGRDEFEAFAAAQSIGVANPELRQAGRYTLLAGPESLFAPADVIDGQ, from the coding sequence ATGACCTTTGCCCTGCCCGACATGAACTCTCCCGCGAGGCTTGCTGGAAAGCGGGTGCTGGTGCTCAACTGGCGCGATATCCGGCACTCCCTTGCCGGCGGTGCCGAGCAATACATGCACCAGATATCCAAGAGGTGGGTGGACAGCGGCGTAAAGGTCACCTGGTTCACAGCGCGCGACGCCGGTCAGTTGCCGGAGGATGCAATCGACGGCATCCGGATACTCCGTGCCGGCGGACCGCTGTCCATCTACGGAAAGACCGCAGCCAGACTCCTGCGCAGCGCCGGACAGTTTGACGCCGTGGTGGATTGCCAGAACGGGATTCCGTTCTTTTCCCCGCTGTTCCTGCCCAAGGATGTTCCGATCATCCAGCTGGTGCACCACGTCCATCAGGAGCAGTTCCGCAGCAGGTTCTCTCCACCGTTGGCTGCCGTGGGCAGGTTCCTGGAGAGTGCAGGAGCCAAGAGGGTCTACGGGCGGCGCTCGATGGTTGCGGTGTCACCGTCAACGCGGCTGGAATTGCGGAAGCTTGGCTTTGGAAGCCCCATCCACGTGGTTCCGAACGGCACCATCGACATCCCCAAGGCAGTGGCCACACGGGCAACTGAGCCAACCGTCGCCGTCGTCAGCCGTTTGGTGCCGCATAAGCGGCTGGATCTGCTGCTGGGCCAGTTCGCCGTTGCCGCACGAAGCGTTCCGAACCTGAGGATGGACATCGTTGGGGACGGGCCGGAACGGGCACGTTTGCAGCAGATCGCGATGGATCTTGGCCTGGATCATGCAGTGACATTCCATGGTTATCAGCCCGACGGCGTCCGCGACGAACTGCTGGGCAGGGCCTGGCTGACAGCTTCCACCTCGGCCTCCGAAGGCTGGGGTTGTTCGGTGGTTGAGGCCGCGGCCTGGGGAGTTCCCTGCCTGGCGCTTCGCGTGCCCGGAATACGGGACTCGGTGGTTGATGGCAGGACAGGCTGGCTGGTGGACAACCCTGCAGATATTGGCCGCACCATGGTTCAAGTCATGGCCACGTTGTCCCAGCCGGGCAGTTTCACGGACATTGCGGATGAGTGCCGTGAGTGGGCCCGTTGTTTCACTTGGGAGCGCAGCACCAGGTTGCTCACGGGGGTGCTGCTGGAAGAGGAGAAGTTGCGGCGGGACGGTGGAGATCCCCGGGCCTGTCACTCGGATCTCTCCACCCTGGTTCGTTTCGAACTGCCGCACGGAGCATCCCTCAAGTCGATTCTGCGGCCTACCGATGAAGTAGCCCTGAGCAGTGACGGGCGCGTGGCGATCCTGATGAAGGGACGCGACGAATTCGAGGCTTTCGCTGCAGCACAGAGCATTGGCGTTGCCAATCCGGAACTTCGCCAGGCGGGCCGCTACACGCTTCTTGCCGGACCCGAAAGCCTGTTTGCTCCGGCTGATGTAATCGATGGCCAATAG